A single genomic interval of Portunus trituberculatus isolate SZX2019 chromosome 41, ASM1759143v1, whole genome shotgun sequence harbors:
- the LOC123516483 gene encoding CRISP/Allergen/PR-1-like — protein MVSRPCLLVVVAWMGWTAVQATDYCKISSKHTLCKYKGIGSVCENDVLARGVSSEEAAFIVAEHNKLRSKVARGEEARGKPGPQPSGANIRALEWDEELATVAQRHADQCVFEHDCNECRKVERFSVGQNIYMTMASFKDKSDWSGAVTAWYDEVAQFTGKGIKSYKFRKNTGHYTQMLWGTTSLVGCGYTNFKSDGIFKGLYVCNYGPVGNILSFQMYTEGKPCSDCPEGTTCSKEYEGLCA, from the exons ATGGTATCCAGACCGTGTCTCTTAGTGGTGGTCGCGTGGATGGGGTGGACAGCGGTCCAGGCAACAGATTACTGCAAAATATCCTCCAAACATACATTGTGCAAGTATAAGGGCATTGGCTCGGTCTGCGAAAATGACGTGCTGGCCAGAGGAGTGAGTTCGGAAGAGGCCGCCTTTATCGTGGCAGAGCATAACAAACTCAGGTCGAAGGTGGCCCGCggagaagaagcaagaggaaagcCAGGACCGCAGCCTTCTGGCGCCAACATAAGAGCCCTG GAGTGGGACGAGGAGCTGGCCACCGTGGCACAACGACACGCCGACCAGTGCGTCTTCGAACACGATTGCAATGAGTGCCGCAAAGTGG AGAGATTTAGCGTGGGCCAGAACATCTACATGACAATGGCTAGTTTCAAAGATAAGTCTGATTGGAGCGGTGCCGTCACTGCTTGGTACGACGAAGTAGCGCAGTTCactggaaaaggaataaaatctTATAA GTTCCGTAAGAACACAGGCCACTATACGCAGATGTTGTGGGGCACCACATCTCTCGTCGGCTGCGGCTATACAAACTTTAAGAGTGATGGAATTTTCAAAGGATTGTACGTCTGTAACTACGGACCAGTAGGCAATATACTTAGCTTCCAGATGTATACTGAAGGCAAGCCTTGCTCTGACTGTCCCGAAGGCACCACCTGTTCTAAGGAGTATGAGGGGCTTTGTGC ATAA